Proteins co-encoded in one Medicago truncatula cultivar Jemalong A17 chromosome 8, MtrunA17r5.0-ANR, whole genome shotgun sequence genomic window:
- the LOC25501042 gene encoding E3 ubiquitin-protein ligase BIG BROTHER isoform X2 — MNDGRQMGVHYMDGGGFPYAVNENFVDFFQGINHVPVNYAFPGSMPDQESVYWSMNMSPYKFGMSGPGSTSYYNSYELNDNLPRMENNRVEWEYPSEVISEEPATSDSPPRRDGVNMQTIPEECSPNHQESSSSQVEVIWQDNIDPDNMTYEELLDLGEAVGTQSRGLPQELIDTLPTSKYKFGSLFKRKNSGKRCVVCQMTYRRGDQQMKLPCSHVYHGECITKWLSINKKCPVCNTEVFGEESTQ; from the exons ATGAATGATGGAAGACAAATGGGGGTGCATTACATGGATGGTGGTGGTTTTCCTTATGCTGTGAATGAAAACTTTGTGGATTTCTTTCAAGGGATTAATCATGTGCCTGTCAATTATGCCTTTCCTGGTTCAATGCCTGAtcag GAAAGTGTCTACTGGTCAATGAACATGAGTCCTTATAAGTTTGGAATGTCTGGCCCTGGAAGTACATCTTATTATAATTCGTAcgagttaaatgataatttgcCAAGAATGGAGAACAATAGGGTTGAATGGGAATACCCGTCTGAAGTAATCTCTGAGGAACCGGCTACATCGGATTCTCCGCCAAGAAGAGACGGAGTTAACATGCAGACTATCCCTGAAGAAT GTAGTCCCAATCATCAAGAGTCGAGTAGTAGCCAGGTTGAG GTCATATGGCAAGACAACATTGATCCTGACAATATGACTTATGAG GAACTACTGGACCTAGGGGAGGCAGTTGGAACTCAAAGCCGAGGTCTTCCCCAAGAACTTATTGATACGCTTCCAACCTCGAAGTACAAATTTGGTAgcttattcaaaagaaaaaattctgGGAAAAG GTGTGTAGTTTGCCAGATGACATACAGAAGAGGTGACCAGCAAATGAAATTGCCATGCAGTCATGTTTATCATGGTGAATGCATTACCAAATGGCTTAGCATTAACAAG AAATGTCCTGTTTGCAACACTGAGGTTTTTGGCGAGGAATCAACGCAGTAG
- the LOC25501042 gene encoding E3 ubiquitin-protein ligase BIG BROTHER isoform X1, whose product MNDGRQMGVHYMDGGGFPYAVNENFVDFFQGINHVPVNYAFPGSMPDQESVYWSMNMSPYKFGMSGPGSTSYYNSYELNDNLPRMENNRVEWEYPSEVISEEPATSDSPPRRDGVNMQTIPEECSPNHQESSSSQVEVIWQDNIDPDNMTYESQELLDLGEAVGTQSRGLPQELIDTLPTSKYKFGSLFKRKNSGKRCVVCQMTYRRGDQQMKLPCSHVYHGECITKWLSINKKCPVCNTEVFGEESTQ is encoded by the exons ATGAATGATGGAAGACAAATGGGGGTGCATTACATGGATGGTGGTGGTTTTCCTTATGCTGTGAATGAAAACTTTGTGGATTTCTTTCAAGGGATTAATCATGTGCCTGTCAATTATGCCTTTCCTGGTTCAATGCCTGAtcag GAAAGTGTCTACTGGTCAATGAACATGAGTCCTTATAAGTTTGGAATGTCTGGCCCTGGAAGTACATCTTATTATAATTCGTAcgagttaaatgataatttgcCAAGAATGGAGAACAATAGGGTTGAATGGGAATACCCGTCTGAAGTAATCTCTGAGGAACCGGCTACATCGGATTCTCCGCCAAGAAGAGACGGAGTTAACATGCAGACTATCCCTGAAGAAT GTAGTCCCAATCATCAAGAGTCGAGTAGTAGCCAGGTTGAG GTCATATGGCAAGACAACATTGATCCTGACAATATGACTTATGAG TCACAGGAACTACTGGACCTAGGGGAGGCAGTTGGAACTCAAAGCCGAGGTCTTCCCCAAGAACTTATTGATACGCTTCCAACCTCGAAGTACAAATTTGGTAgcttattcaaaagaaaaaattctgGGAAAAG GTGTGTAGTTTGCCAGATGACATACAGAAGAGGTGACCAGCAAATGAAATTGCCATGCAGTCATGTTTATCATGGTGAATGCATTACCAAATGGCTTAGCATTAACAAG AAATGTCCTGTTTGCAACACTGAGGTTTTTGGCGAGGAATCAACGCAGTAG